A region of Brevundimonas sp. NIBR10 DNA encodes the following proteins:
- a CDS encoding MFS transporter, with the protein MPTTSTSPLAKGAWYTLFILTLVYISNSIDRTAMSILIEPVKAEFDLSDSQLGLLTGLAFGVTYALAGIPMGWLIDRVNRTKLLAAVVATWSLCTALCGFAQSYPALVMARLAVGASESAAAPTAMSMIADLFPKNRRSTAMGIFWTSTAFGTAISLVLGGVIAANYGWRAAFFVAGVPGLILAVLILLTVREPIRERGLADKAGDPAPSMFQTLKFVCANPTVFHPFAGIGLASLAMSGVPVWAASFLVRTQDFTLPQAGLMAGLGVGIFGAMGSLLGGPLGDAVSKRWGVQTLPAVPMAACAMACVSGLVFALGSSLIVVAIGFIVFEIVSRAFTAPAYAILVTGVEPRMRGVVVSSVQAVTNLIGYGVGPLVVGVVSDRVGGANSLKFGIAAVMIFSLWSSLHFLAAWFAARKSERFVEGAAA; encoded by the coding sequence ATGCCCACCACCTCGACTTCGCCGCTCGCCAAGGGTGCCTGGTACACTCTCTTCATCCTGACTCTGGTCTATATCTCGAACTCGATCGACCGGACGGCGATGTCGATCCTGATCGAGCCGGTGAAGGCCGAGTTCGACCTGTCCGACAGCCAGCTGGGCCTTCTGACCGGCCTCGCCTTCGGGGTGACCTATGCGCTGGCGGGCATTCCGATGGGGTGGCTGATCGATCGGGTCAATCGAACCAAGCTGCTGGCGGCCGTCGTGGCGACCTGGAGTCTGTGTACCGCCCTGTGCGGCTTCGCCCAGAGCTATCCGGCCCTGGTCATGGCCAGGCTTGCGGTCGGTGCCTCGGAGTCTGCGGCGGCGCCCACGGCCATGTCGATGATCGCCGATCTGTTTCCGAAGAACCGCCGGTCTACCGCCATGGGCATCTTCTGGACCAGCACCGCCTTCGGCACCGCCATCAGCCTGGTGCTAGGCGGTGTGATCGCGGCCAACTACGGCTGGCGGGCCGCCTTCTTCGTCGCCGGTGTACCCGGGCTCATCCTGGCAGTACTGATCCTGCTCACCGTCCGCGAACCGATCCGCGAACGCGGCCTTGCCGACAAGGCGGGCGACCCTGCACCGTCGATGTTCCAGACGCTCAAGTTCGTCTGCGCCAATCCGACCGTGTTCCATCCCTTCGCGGGTATCGGCCTGGCCTCCCTCGCCATGTCGGGCGTGCCCGTCTGGGCTGCGTCCTTCCTGGTGCGGACCCAGGACTTCACCCTGCCACAGGCAGGTCTCATGGCCGGGCTGGGGGTCGGGATCTTCGGCGCGATGGGATCGCTGCTGGGCGGCCCTCTGGGTGACGCCGTGTCGAAACGATGGGGTGTCCAGACACTACCGGCCGTCCCCATGGCGGCCTGCGCCATGGCCTGTGTGTCCGGTCTCGTGTTCGCGTTGGGATCATCGCTGATCGTCGTGGCCATCGGTTTCATCGTCTTCGAGATCGTCTCGCGCGCCTTCACCGCCCCGGCCTATGCAATCCTCGTCACCGGCGTGGAGCCACGGATGCGCGGCGTCGTCGTATCCTCTGTCCAGGCCGTGACCAACTTGATCGGATACGGGGTCGGGCCCCTGGTGGTGGGTGTCGTCAGCGACCGGGTAGGCGGGGCGAACTCTCTGAAGTTCGGCATCGCTGCGGTCATGATCTTTAGCCTGTGGTCCAGCCTGCATTTCCTGGCCGCCTGGTTTGCGGCGCGCAAATCGGAGCGATTCGTAGAAGGAGCTGCCGCGTGA
- a CDS encoding lactoylglutathione lyase translates to MSFYDLLLSGDLMVHDADHTAEQIVSKLEIHGHPNWRQAFPGHPYVAHFLRVHKSLAVSPTRVEPQGHLNFPNHGDPMFPGFLKSLEDFQGPFRPIKTHATVLVSDDIGGVVEHLLSKNQPFRLAQLTPEMPFDRLWVGCTPENPVYEPSVDGGLCIEVIPLAAIQMPAEAFSNPPPRPRDLKPGDMVRVVGRGYLVRDLDDVLRRLDANLDLQPASAVEQLDGEGYKVARIGFNLGTSATLDVIQPTKWDSPSGRYLHNWGPGPHYIRISVNGLDAKAERLAALGVKFERIEDCEAVNGTLLRVDPAELGGAIFEFCENQG, encoded by the coding sequence ATGAGCTTCTACGACCTGCTGCTCAGCGGCGACCTGATGGTCCACGACGCCGACCATACGGCCGAACAGATCGTCTCCAAGCTGGAGATCCACGGTCACCCCAACTGGCGTCAGGCCTTCCCCGGGCATCCCTATGTCGCCCACTTCCTGCGGGTGCATAAGTCGCTGGCCGTTTCTCCGACGCGGGTCGAGCCGCAGGGCCATCTGAACTTCCCCAACCACGGCGACCCGATGTTCCCGGGCTTTCTCAAGAGCCTGGAGGACTTCCAGGGTCCGTTCCGCCCGATCAAGACCCACGCCACCGTCCTGGTCTCCGACGATATCGGTGGTGTCGTCGAACACCTGCTGAGCAAGAACCAGCCCTTCCGTCTGGCCCAACTGACACCCGAGATGCCGTTTGACCGCCTTTGGGTCGGCTGCACGCCCGAGAACCCGGTCTATGAGCCGTCGGTCGACGGCGGTCTGTGCATCGAGGTCATTCCGCTGGCAGCGATCCAGATGCCCGCCGAGGCCTTCAGCAATCCTCCGCCCCGGCCCCGCGATCTCAAGCCTGGCGACATGGTCCGGGTCGTGGGCCGGGGCTACCTCGTGCGCGATCTCGACGACGTCCTGCGCCGCCTCGACGCCAACCTCGACCTCCAGCCCGCCAGTGCTGTCGAGCAACTGGACGGCGAGGGCTACAAGGTCGCCCGCATCGGCTTCAACCTGGGGACCAGCGCCACGCTCGATGTCATCCAGCCGACGAAATGGGACAGCCCGTCGGGCCGCTATCTCCACAACTGGGGACCAGGTCCCCACTATATCCGCATCTCGGTCAACGGCCTGGACGCCAAGGCCGAACGTCTTGCCGCCCTGGGCGTGAAGTTCGAGCGGATCGAGGACTGCGAGGCCGTCAACGGCACCCTGCTGCGCGTCGATCCGGCCGAACTCGGCGGCGCGATCTTCGAGTTCTGCGAAAACCAGGGTTAG
- a CDS encoding thiolase family protein, translating into MDTRFLEKNVAITGIGQSEVGRPSSRSAMQLTVDAALEAIADAGLDPKDIDGVCSWPGDNSNGSSFSPVGPLSVMTMLGLNCNWFSGGYEAAGPLAGVMNGVMAIASGMANHVLVFRTITESSNRTSGSKDQSLAAKSGPRDGNFMWQWCTPFNVLSVVNITAMYAALHMKTYGTTPEQLAQIALTTRRNAQLNPKAVMRKPMTMDDYFASKMISTPLRMFDCDVHCDASTAIVLSRRDMAKDLRQPPIRIEAIGAAMNQPYLWDQVDLTANAMPDAANAMWARTDLKPADVDTAQLYDGFSILTMMWLEGLGLCPKGGSGAFVEGGSRIALNGQLPLNTNGGQLSGGRTHGMGYVHEACTQLWGRGGERQIREPRVAVCAAGGGPLAGSLLLAKD; encoded by the coding sequence ATGGACACCCGGTTCCTGGAAAAGAACGTCGCCATCACCGGCATCGGCCAGTCCGAGGTCGGCCGCCCCTCGTCTCGCTCGGCCATGCAACTGACCGTGGACGCGGCGCTCGAGGCCATCGCCGATGCGGGCCTGGACCCCAAGGACATCGACGGCGTCTGTTCGTGGCCCGGCGACAACTCGAACGGCTCCAGCTTCTCGCCGGTCGGTCCCCTGTCGGTTATGACCATGCTGGGTCTCAACTGCAACTGGTTCAGCGGAGGCTATGAGGCGGCCGGGCCGCTCGCCGGGGTCATGAACGGCGTCATGGCCATCGCCTCGGGCATGGCCAACCATGTGCTGGTGTTTCGCACCATCACCGAGTCCAGCAACCGCACCAGCGGCTCGAAGGACCAGAGCCTGGCGGCCAAGTCCGGCCCTCGCGACGGCAATTTCATGTGGCAGTGGTGTACGCCGTTCAACGTGCTGTCGGTCGTCAACATCACGGCGATGTATGCGGCCCTGCACATGAAGACCTATGGCACCACGCCGGAACAACTGGCCCAGATCGCCCTGACCACGCGCCGCAACGCCCAGCTGAATCCCAAGGCCGTCATGCGCAAACCCATGACGATGGACGATTATTTCGCGTCGAAGATGATTTCCACCCCCTTGCGGATGTTCGACTGCGACGTCCATTGCGACGCCTCGACCGCCATAGTCCTGTCGCGCCGGGACATGGCGAAGGATCTGCGTCAGCCCCCGATCCGCATCGAGGCGATCGGGGCCGCGATGAACCAGCCCTATCTGTGGGATCAGGTCGATCTGACCGCCAATGCCATGCCCGACGCAGCCAACGCCATGTGGGCCCGTACCGACCTCAAACCCGCCGACGTCGATACGGCGCAACTGTATGACGGCTTCAGCATCCTGACGATGATGTGGCTGGAAGGCCTCGGCCTGTGTCCCAAGGGCGGAAGCGGCGCCTTCGTCGAGGGCGGAAGCCGCATCGCCCTTAACGGCCAACTGCCCCTGAACACTAACGGCGGCCAACTGTCGGGCGGACGCACCCACGGCATGGGCTATGTCCACGAGGCCTGCACCCAGTTGTGGGGACGCGGTGGCGAACGCCAGATCCGCGAGCCGCGCGTCGCCGTCTGCGCCGCCGGCGGCGGACCGCTCGCCGGCAGTCTGCTGCTGGCCAAGGACTGA
- a CDS encoding NADPH:quinone oxidoreductase family protein, translated as MRALQSVTPGGPETLLVREIDEPVPGAGQVAITVHACGVNFPDVLVIEDRYQLRPPRPFSPGSELSGVVRTVGSGVTAPIVGQRVSASLPFGAMAEVVVVSAERCTVIPDAMPFDEAAAFQVTYGTVYYALVGRASIRAGETLLVLGAGGGIGLAAVELGKALGARVVAAASSQEKLDAALARGADAGVLYDRDLSDAVRAKAFSQALKAACGEAGADIILDPVGGAYAEPAFRSIAWEGRHLVVGFAAGIPSIPMNLILLKNAQIVGVFWGAWMARNPLAGAQDMRDLMALYAEGSIRPLVSERYPLERGGEAIGRLASRGANGKIVVGIVSSENRMDD; from the coding sequence GTGCGAGCCCTTCAGAGTGTGACGCCGGGCGGTCCGGAAACGTTGTTGGTCCGCGAGATCGATGAGCCGGTCCCGGGCGCAGGTCAGGTCGCGATCACCGTCCACGCCTGTGGTGTCAATTTTCCCGACGTGCTGGTGATCGAGGATCGATATCAGCTCCGGCCGCCCCGGCCATTTTCGCCTGGCAGCGAGTTGTCGGGTGTCGTGCGCACCGTGGGGTCCGGCGTCACGGCGCCGATCGTAGGGCAGCGGGTGTCGGCGTCCCTGCCGTTCGGTGCCATGGCCGAGGTCGTGGTCGTGTCCGCGGAGCGTTGCACCGTGATTCCGGACGCCATGCCGTTCGATGAGGCGGCGGCGTTTCAGGTGACCTACGGCACCGTCTACTATGCCCTGGTCGGCCGGGCCTCAATCCGCGCAGGCGAGACCCTGCTTGTGCTGGGTGCCGGGGGCGGGATCGGGCTGGCGGCGGTCGAACTGGGCAAGGCTCTCGGTGCCAGGGTCGTCGCCGCGGCATCGTCGCAGGAAAAGCTCGATGCCGCCCTGGCCAGGGGTGCCGACGCCGGGGTGCTGTATGATCGCGACCTGTCGGATGCCGTGCGGGCCAAGGCCTTCAGCCAGGCGTTGAAGGCCGCGTGTGGCGAGGCGGGGGCCGACATCATCCTGGATCCCGTCGGCGGTGCCTATGCCGAGCCGGCGTTCCGGTCGATCGCCTGGGAGGGGCGTCATCTGGTGGTAGGGTTCGCGGCAGGCATTCCGTCCATCCCGATGAACCTCATCCTGCTGAAGAACGCCCAGATCGTCGGCGTCTTCTGGGGTGCCTGGATGGCGCGCAACCCGCTGGCGGGGGCCCAGGACATGCGCGACTTGATGGCACTCTATGCCGAGGGGAGTATCAGGCCGCTGGTCTCGGAACGCTATCCGCTGGAGCGGGGCGGAGAGGCGATCGGGCGGCTGGCGTCGCGCGGCGCGAACGGCAAGATCGTGGTCGGGATCGTGAGTTCTGAAAACAGAATGGATGACTAG
- a CDS encoding TonB-dependent receptor — MSRSMKNAAMFAGASLVWLPTLAMAQAVGPQPDPEVATGLEEVIVTAQRREERLQDVPVAVTAFSARELDRRQITDVRSLTENAPSITFTATPYGNNDLILAIRGVAPGGVLPNVDQAVGTYVDGLYYARPEGSNFAMVDVASAEVLRGPQGTLFGRNTIGGALNITTNKPSYDFGGSVKVGYGNYNAITATGIVNLPLVDDKLAARFVYSHVEHEGYGYNPTLRSDVADQNDDFLRASVRADISPDLRVDLSFDHYSGSNHQPLWVLNSYQAGLSAAVYAPYVAPAETRVSQAGYNPVNDSEVYDFTGTITAQLGSATLKSISAYRNVNFEGASDLDGTPIPTADVRVFELDGHQVSQELQLTGTAFADRLNWTTGAYYFREQIRNSPITRVPTAIQDNTIRPDNESMSVFAQLSYELLPRLRLTGGVRAVKDTRGMTYTPARFAVAGAALVAEPAATAITPAACPFTAIGLNEAPGSCLYTPADIEFNTVPFTVGLDYRLPGDGLLFAKFSKGFRSGGFQQASGTTAAFYRPFDEESVASYEAGAKLTFFENRLRMGLSGYFSTFEDIQQNAILSASPVIIAVLNSGTAEIYGGEFEATALLGDLRLNASLGLIHPEFTEGPYKGSEIPTVAKTTYSFSADYPIELSAGRLDLHADYNYRSEVFFLNTVSITGTGPVPLTDFQRRSISQEGYGLLNAQLSFTFANAPITLAAYGKNLTDEYFAARSGSFAAANFNSIVVGSPRTYGVSLHYAF, encoded by the coding sequence ATGTCACGCTCGATGAAGAATGCCGCGATGTTCGCCGGCGCATCGCTGGTCTGGCTGCCGACCCTCGCGATGGCGCAGGCCGTTGGCCCGCAGCCCGACCCCGAGGTGGCGACGGGCCTGGAGGAGGTCATCGTCACCGCCCAGCGGCGCGAGGAACGACTTCAGGACGTGCCGGTAGCGGTCACTGCCTTCAGCGCGCGCGAGCTTGACCGTCGTCAGATCACGGACGTTCGTTCCCTGACCGAGAATGCGCCCTCGATCACCTTCACCGCCACGCCCTATGGCAACAACGACCTGATCCTGGCCATCCGCGGCGTCGCGCCCGGCGGCGTATTGCCGAACGTCGACCAGGCAGTGGGCACCTATGTCGACGGCCTTTACTACGCCCGGCCAGAGGGCAGCAATTTCGCCATGGTCGACGTCGCCTCGGCGGAGGTTCTGCGCGGTCCGCAGGGCACCCTTTTCGGCCGCAACACGATCGGTGGCGCGCTGAACATCACGACAAACAAGCCGTCCTACGACTTCGGCGGATCGGTGAAGGTCGGCTACGGCAACTACAATGCGATCACCGCGACGGGCATCGTCAACCTCCCGCTCGTGGACGACAAACTGGCGGCGCGCTTCGTCTACAGCCACGTCGAGCACGAAGGCTACGGCTATAATCCGACGCTGCGCAGCGACGTGGCGGACCAGAACGATGACTTCCTGCGCGCCAGCGTTCGCGCCGACATCTCGCCCGACCTGCGCGTTGACCTGAGTTTCGACCACTATTCCGGCTCGAACCATCAGCCCTTGTGGGTGCTGAACTCCTATCAGGCCGGACTGTCGGCGGCGGTGTATGCGCCGTACGTCGCACCCGCCGAAACACGGGTCAGCCAGGCGGGCTACAACCCCGTCAACGATTCCGAGGTCTATGACTTCACCGGCACGATCACCGCGCAACTGGGCTCGGCGACGCTGAAGTCGATTTCGGCCTATCGCAACGTCAATTTCGAGGGCGCGTCCGACCTTGACGGCACGCCGATCCCGACCGCCGACGTGCGGGTCTTCGAGCTGGACGGCCATCAGGTGTCGCAGGAGCTTCAGCTCACGGGCACGGCCTTCGCCGACCGTCTGAACTGGACCACCGGCGCCTATTATTTCCGCGAGCAGATCCGCAACTCGCCGATCACCCGGGTGCCGACAGCGATCCAGGACAACACGATCCGGCCCGACAACGAATCGATGAGCGTCTTTGCCCAGCTCAGCTACGAACTCCTGCCGCGTCTGCGCCTCACCGGCGGCGTTCGCGCCGTGAAGGACACGCGGGGCATGACCTATACGCCGGCACGCTTCGCCGTCGCCGGAGCGGCATTGGTCGCAGAGCCGGCGGCGACCGCGATCACCCCGGCCGCCTGTCCGTTCACCGCGATCGGCCTGAACGAAGCGCCCGGCAGCTGCCTCTACACACCTGCCGACATCGAGTTCAACACGGTCCCGTTCACGGTGGGGCTCGACTACCGCCTGCCGGGCGACGGCTTGTTGTTCGCGAAATTCTCGAAGGGCTTCCGCTCGGGCGGCTTCCAGCAGGCCAGCGGCACGACCGCCGCCTTCTATCGCCCGTTCGACGAGGAAAGCGTCGCCAGCTATGAGGCCGGCGCCAAGCTGACCTTCTTCGAAAACCGTCTGCGGATGGGGCTGAGCGGCTATTTCTCGACCTTCGAGGACATCCAACAGAACGCCATCTTGTCGGCCAGCCCGGTCATCATCGCCGTGCTCAACTCGGGGACGGCGGAGATCTACGGCGGCGAGTTCGAGGCGACGGCCCTGCTGGGCGATCTGCGCCTGAACGCCTCCCTGGGCCTGATCCATCCGGAGTTCACCGAGGGGCCTTACAAAGGGTCGGAAATCCCGACGGTGGCAAAGACCACCTACTCATTCAGCGCCGACTATCCGATCGAGCTCTCGGCCGGCCGCCTTGACCTGCACGCCGACTACAACTACCGGTCCGAAGTCTTCTTCCTGAACACGGTGTCGATCACGGGCACGGGGCCGGTCCCGCTGACTGATTTCCAGCGCCGCTCGATCAGTCAGGAAGGGTATGGTCTGCTGAACGCCCAGCTGTCCTTCACCTTCGCCAACGCACCGATCACTCTGGCCGCCTACGGCAAGAACCTGACGGACGAGTATTTCGCGGCGCGGTCGGGCTCGTTCGCGGCGGCCAACTTCAACTCCATCGTGGTGGGCAGCCCCCGGACCTATGGCGTCAGCCTCCACTACGCCTTCTGA
- a CDS encoding Zn-ribbon domain-containing OB-fold protein: MRKLPLLSAETRPFWTGGEVGELRMHRCEDCSRFFHPPAPICRHCSSLNVTPTPVSGRGRVVTFTINHQAWTPEFTEPYVVAIVELEEQAGLRFLSNVVNCSPEAVEIGMPVTVVFENVEDVWIPLFERAA; this comes from the coding sequence ATGAGAAAGCTTCCGTTGCTCAGCGCGGAAACCCGCCCCTTCTGGACCGGCGGCGAGGTCGGCGAGCTGCGGATGCACCGCTGCGAAGACTGCAGCCGGTTCTTCCACCCCCCCGCCCCGATCTGTCGCCATTGCAGCAGCCTGAACGTCACACCGACGCCAGTTTCGGGGCGTGGACGGGTTGTGACCTTCACCATCAATCATCAGGCCTGGACGCCCGAGTTCACCGAGCCCTACGTCGTCGCCATCGTCGAACTGGAGGAACAGGCTGGCCTGCGCTTCCTGTCCAACGTCGTGAACTGCTCCCCCGAGGCCGTCGAGATCGGCATGCCCGTGACCGTCGTGTTCGAGAACGTCGAGGACGTCTGGATTCCTCTGTTCGAGAGGGCCGCCTGA
- a CDS encoding enoyl-CoA hydratase-related protein, producing MADGSIERAVQIERVNRVGWVVLNRPGQINAINPALRTEATQALELLDRDPEVGVIVIRGAGERGFCAGADIKSQSDATSLPALREGMTPGWIEVLDRVRKPVIAAIHGFCLGGGIEIAMACDIRIAAPSAVFGLPETGLGLIPGGGGTQRLPRIVGLGRALDLLLTGDRIDAAEAHRIGLVSRLSASPESLVEEVQAIAERIASKPAAASAYVKEAARDGLELDLRAGLKLEKDLFVLLMSTEDRKEAAAAFKEKRPPAFTGR from the coding sequence ATGGCGGATGGATCTATCGAACGCGCGGTCCAGATTGAGCGCGTCAATCGCGTGGGCTGGGTGGTGCTGAACCGCCCCGGACAGATCAATGCGATCAACCCTGCGCTCCGGACCGAAGCGACGCAGGCGCTGGAACTTCTGGACCGGGACCCGGAGGTCGGCGTGATCGTCATCCGCGGCGCCGGCGAGCGCGGCTTCTGCGCCGGAGCAGACATCAAGTCCCAGAGCGATGCGACCTCTCTGCCCGCACTTCGCGAGGGCATGACGCCGGGCTGGATCGAGGTTCTGGACCGCGTCAGAAAGCCTGTCATCGCCGCCATACACGGCTTCTGTCTGGGCGGCGGGATAGAGATCGCCATGGCCTGTGACATCCGTATCGCGGCACCCAGCGCGGTGTTCGGCCTGCCCGAGACGGGCCTCGGCCTGATCCCTGGCGGCGGTGGCACCCAGCGGCTACCGCGTATCGTCGGTCTGGGCCGCGCGCTGGATCTGTTGCTGACCGGCGACCGGATCGACGCCGCCGAGGCGCACAGGATCGGCCTGGTCTCGCGCCTGTCGGCGTCGCCCGAGAGCCTGGTCGAAGAAGTCCAGGCGATCGCCGAGCGCATCGCCTCGAAACCCGCGGCCGCCTCGGCCTACGTCAAGGAGGCGGCGCGGGACGGTCTGGAACTCGACCTGCGCGCGGGGCTCAAGCTGGAGAAGGACCTGTTCGTCCTGCTCATGTCGACCGAGGACCGCAAGGAGGCCGCCGCCGCCTTCAAGGAAAAGCGCCCACCGGCGTTCACGGGGCGCTAG
- a CDS encoding carboxymuconolactone decarboxylase family protein: protein MARVAPLPLDSLSDPLRASIAQGTATRMLSNTLPVQIWARRPAAANAWLRTMAEIHERGVLPERLRELVRLKIASITTCPVCQIARKSDDVSEADIVACSDWSDPRFSPPEQAALRFAELFAGDYFSMGDEVYDHLREHFSEEQIVELHLFSGLMLAGGRMTYVLKGYEDTSSGETPA from the coding sequence ATGGCCCGCGTCGCCCCCCTCCCCCTCGACAGCCTGTCGGATCCCCTGCGCGCCTCGATCGCCCAGGGGACGGCGACGCGGATGCTGTCCAACACACTGCCGGTCCAGATCTGGGCCCGGCGTCCGGCCGCCGCAAACGCCTGGCTCCGTACGATGGCGGAAATTCACGAGCGCGGTGTCCTGCCCGAACGACTGCGTGAACTGGTCCGGCTCAAGATCGCCTCGATCACCACCTGCCCCGTCTGCCAGATCGCACGCAAGTCCGACGATGTGTCCGAGGCCGACATCGTCGCGTGCAGCGACTGGTCCGACCCGCGATTCAGCCCACCTGAACAGGCCGCCCTGCGCTTCGCCGAGCTGTTCGCGGGCGACTATTTCTCCATGGGCGACGAGGTCTACGACCACCTGCGCGAACATTTCAGCGAGGAACAGATCGTCGAACTGCATCTGTTCAGCGGTCTGATGCTGGCCGGCGGCCGGATGACCTATGTCCTCAAGGGCTACGAAGACACGAGTTCCGGGGAAACGCCCGCTTGA
- a CDS encoding AMP-binding protein, which yields MNSSTQAGWRTGPRDTPIAALRRAVEAHPDKIFLDFSGEKHTYGAFDRTSNRFAHVLQDFGLIAGLPIVSMLDNNVDAITTWIAANKISVISVPLNTALIGQFLRHQIEDAGATLLVCEAKYLQRVLDIEDQLTTLTTVLVRGAFEEPTRSAFTIAALDDHRGTDDSGFAELPDPGALNALIYTSGTTGPSKGCMITGNQMCHFARMLTRSAPFGPDDIYWTPLPLFHMNALATGVVSVMLVGATISFAPKFSVSGFWPAIEKSGATVVSILGSLGTMLARADEHEAMARCFGQVHTVKGNPFPEEIKAIWRERFGAKKIGSNVYGLTEGLLTSMPDDGSYAEGCSGKAAPELDVRIFDDNDNEVPAGTSGEVVCRPLLPDIIFKGYWRRPEDTLKVWGNLWFHTGDIGKFDENGFFYFVDRKKDYLRRRGENISSFEMETSILTHPEIEQVAVHAVPSNMQEDDLKVTAKLKPGAALTEEDLCRWLMGRVPYYAVPRYIEFRPELPVNPQGRVLKFQLRDEGATPTTWDIETTDIKPSR from the coding sequence ATGAACAGCAGCACGCAGGCGGGTTGGCGCACAGGCCCCCGGGACACGCCGATCGCCGCCCTGCGCCGCGCGGTCGAGGCCCATCCGGACAAGATCTTCCTGGATTTCAGCGGCGAAAAGCACACCTACGGCGCGTTCGACCGGACCAGCAACCGGTTCGCCCATGTGCTTCAGGACTTCGGCCTGATCGCCGGCCTGCCGATCGTGTCGATGCTGGACAACAATGTCGATGCGATCACGACCTGGATCGCCGCCAACAAGATCTCGGTCATCAGCGTGCCGCTGAACACCGCCCTGATCGGCCAGTTCCTGCGCCACCAGATCGAGGACGCCGGTGCGACCCTGCTGGTGTGTGAGGCCAAATATCTCCAGCGGGTGCTCGACATCGAGGACCAGCTCACGACCTTGACGACCGTTCTGGTCCGGGGCGCGTTCGAGGAACCGACGAGGTCGGCCTTCACCATCGCCGCCCTGGACGACCATCGCGGGACCGACGACAGCGGCTTTGCCGAACTGCCCGATCCCGGCGCGCTGAACGCCCTGATCTATACCTCCGGAACGACGGGCCCGTCCAAGGGCTGCATGATCACCGGCAACCAGATGTGCCATTTCGCGCGGATGCTGACACGCTCGGCACCATTCGGACCTGACGACATCTACTGGACCCCCTTGCCGCTGTTCCACATGAACGCCCTGGCGACGGGGGTGGTGTCGGTGATGCTGGTGGGGGCGACGATCTCGTTCGCACCGAAGTTCTCGGTCTCGGGCTTCTGGCCGGCCATCGAGAAGTCGGGGGCGACGGTGGTGTCGATCCTGGGCTCGCTGGGTACCATGCTGGCGCGCGCCGACGAGCACGAGGCGATGGCGCGCTGTTTCGGCCAGGTCCACACCGTCAAGGGCAACCCCTTCCCCGAAGAGATCAAGGCGATCTGGCGCGAGCGGTTCGGTGCGAAAAAGATCGGCTCAAACGTCTACGGCCTGACCGAGGGGCTGCTGACCTCGATGCCGGATGACGGATCCTATGCGGAAGGATGTTCCGGCAAGGCCGCGCCCGAGCTCGATGTCCGCATCTTCGACGACAACGACAACGAGGTTCCTGCCGGGACGTCGGGCGAGGTGGTGTGCCGGCCCCTGCTGCCCGACATCATCTTCAAGGGCTACTGGCGTCGGCCCGAGGACACGCTCAAGGTCTGGGGCAATCTGTGGTTCCACACCGGCGACATCGGCAAGTTCGACGAGAACGGCTTCTTCTACTTCGTTGACCGCAAAAAGGACTATCTGCGTCGGCGGGGCGAGAACATCTCCAGTTTCGAGATGGAGACCTCGATCCTGACTCACCCTGAGATCGAGCAGGTCGCCGTCCACGCCGTACCGTCGAACATGCAGGAAGACGACCTGAAGGTGACGGCCAAGCTCAAGCCGGGTGCTGCACTGACCGAAGAGGATCTGTGCCGATGGCTGATGGGGCGCGTGCCCTATTATGCCGTGCCCCGCTACATCGAGTTCAGGCCGGAGTTGCCCGTCAATCCGCAGGGGCGGGTCCTCAAGTTCCAGCTTCGCGACGAAGGCGCAACGCCGACCACCTGGGATATCGAGACGACCGACATCAAGCCCAGTCGGTAA